ATCGTCAAAACGATAGGCCAACGCTTGCTTGTGGTAATGGATCCAGCAATTTGCCggtgaagttgaaaaaaaaaatatttgcttcATAATTACCCAATACGAATCGACCGAGGAAAATCCAACTGGAAATGATTgtcaaatgaaaaacaaatgtatgaaaattaatgtaaaaattctgatgagaatattgaatattacgacgaatattatttattcgtttAACTAGGAAAACAAAAATCGAAAGACCAAATTGAGAAATGAGTTTCAAAGTTTTTTCTAACATGgaaaaaactttaaaaaaattgtttgttctttgaattgttttgataataattttctcgCAATCTAAAGCCAATATTTTGctcaatatttataatttaaataaaaatttataagtaGATGCAGTAAAAAGTGGGGGCCatgcggaaaaaaagaaaaaatcggtttctaattttcttatatttaaaaaattcttaattgtattttttgaattaCTTTAACGACTATTTTCAAACACATCACCCCAGAGCCCCTGAGAGACAGCGGGGAGCTGTTGAAAATGTCCACACATACAAACTGAAGTGGCATAAAACATTTCAGGAATCATTCGTGCGTGGAACAAGAGTCACTCAAACCATTAGAACGAGATCGagtacaatttatttatcccaATCCCGCATCACTTCTCggccgaaataaaaaaaaggagaacttCTCCAAGGAAATTCGTGAGAATCCCACCCCTCTACCCGTCCCCCGACAACCGTTAAATATCCGAATCTCCCCAGGATATCCcacaaataaaaagaaaaacacaaaaaatgaTGAACTCGTAATGATGAAGGACTCCATAAAGAACTTTTCCAGTCTGTCTACACATGAGGCTGTCCATTTATCGGTTTTATACAGCAATATTGACTGGGGGATCATCGTTAAAAATAACAGAGCCGATTTAACAATAGGAGCGTGACACAAATGTTGACAAAGGCTCTTCACTGGCGTTTTTAAAAACCTCATTTGAAGAAAAACTGTTATTGAAGAgtggagaaggaaaaaaagaagtgaaAAGAGCCTTTTTCGTCCTGGACGATTATTTACCTGTACCCAGTGAATGATTACAACTTTTCCAAGCCGACAACAGagttcccctcccccctccctcgcCCCTTTGTCCAGCGATTACCACTCAAACAACCGTGAAATGTCCGTAAAATTTGTGGTATTGTGCCCAAACAACAAAATTGTCAGGGTCcataattttaaaatgaaattaaactaaaaatgttaataaaaaattgtttttattttgcaataattttttagcgCTCCATTTGCAGTCTTTCATGCTGTACACACATCTACAGATAATCCTTCGGATAAGTATTTTCAATAACTACTTTGAGAATTTAATTGCAGTATTTTCATTCCTAAATCATAACATTAATTTGTTACAATAGGTAAATCTCTAAGTGAAAACTTTTGATAAATTATGTTACATTACATTTATACATATTGAGGCGTTTAAAGCTGCACACTGAGAACAAGAAATTTCTTTAACATTCATTGACTTCGAaggagtatttattttttaaatatttttcaggccATTACTAGACAATTCTAATTAAgtttcaatgataaataacattattttaaaacaagataattttgtttctcattttaaataaatttcttcaataattttcagcaTTAAAAAAACCCAAATCATCGagattttgtcattgaaatcCAATTAGACGCCTCTGGAAATGACTCGATTCATAaaatgtgacaaaaaaaaatacttctctCACGTCAATGAATgtttggcaaaaatattttgttttttagtgGAGTATGCTATATAGATATCTTTTTCTGAGCTAGTTTTTAAGCAAATGTGATCGAGAATGACCAATGCTCGGGTGCGCGTGGTTATTGCATTGCTACACATCTCGTGTGCAGCTTTCTTATTCCTAGCCGatacaaaaatattaattattccgCACATTTTTCGATAACTCTGGTGGATTTATCCGATGTTACGGACTATTCATATTTGTTCAACTAAAACTAttcttacaaaattttttttacaattcttTAAGCTATATTAATTCGTCAATTTCATGACACTGCAAACCCAAATTTGTAAATTCAATACGTTTACGAATAGGTAATCGTAAATACAATATTCTGGGCCATCTTGTCAcgtcaaaataatttaaacgcatacacacggagagaaatttttggtaaaaattctCATGATAGTACTGAAGATCAGGAGGCGCGCAAACTGgtcacaacaaaaaaattccagtggaactgataattttattggattaaaGGCGAAATTTTCCCCCGAccttatataattttttttgtaatatttttttttacaataaagtCGTTCAGATTTTCTCCAGTACTCGTACTAgaattatcacaaaaaattctctctgtGGAAACAGACAGTGCAATACCTAAACTAAGGATTAGAAATATCACAGTGAGAGAGTGAGAGCACATAATTATATTTACAATGTTCAAGGCAAATTGAAcgcttaaataaataaaaactttttcttaACAATTACGGTAAATATAAGACATGTATGTGCTTTTAGATCGTTCaaataagaaaattatgaCCCGGTCATGAGAATCTTGAAAGAATACGATTACGATTTAGCCGCTGCAgatgatcaattttcataaaattatggtCTAAACTATGCAGTTCTTtgataatataataaaattaatcacatataataccacaagagctactcgataattttgaagctcgagtggtattcaggagattatttttcctatccaaatttcggcaaagagaattttgccatgaaatgaaaagggttttatttggttaagttatcgtttgattttatatatagcctacccgcagaattatcaaaaaataatcgctgaaattcggggtaggctatacaaaatatcaacaaatggtccAATTCTATTGACTGAAATTTgcataggaaaaataatcgcatataataccacaagagctccgaaattatcggatatttcccgataggttcgttgcaaacaaatgaacgtgtcaagttttccagtttaaaaatgatttttctggaaaacttgacaagcttatttgtttgtagggtaccttgagggaaatatcaaataatttcgaagttcgagtggcattcggggaattattttttccatccaaatgttggccgatagaattgcaccatgagacataattttcaacaaattgcCACCcgatctgtcagatacaattgagggttacatcatcgtttgtttttttttaaataggcaacatgaaaaatttccagtgaaatttccaagaatttccgctgaaataccgtgttggctatacaaaataacatcgaatggtgcaatcctattagTCAAGATttagatgggaaaaataatcattattattcgTAGAATCTTCAAAACTCCATACCCTTTTATTTTCGTTCACTTCCGGTTCGTCTCGCACGAATAATGAAAAACGTGAAATACTTAGAGCTGGATTTTTGGATATATCTAGTCAGTCATAATATATTTCGACATCCGTGCGACGGGATGGTAACAAGGGTGCATGGAGAGGAGAATTCTTTAAAAGTTACGTGCCTGCAAATTGTCAGGAAAAAGTTCAAAACGGTCCAGAAAAAGTATGAAACGTTCggtgaaaaaatgtgaaactatttcgtaatttttactgcaaactgttttgactggcagattatggAATAGGCACGTCATttgtaaagaatttttctctccgagtGAAGGCGGTGGGCCGAGGTGAAGCCCAGGGTTGTCAATAACGAGTTAAAACACCTCGTCGCCCGCATATCCGAACTATAGTTTTTGACAGTGATGTTATGTTCAGCGAATGGCGACCAGCGTCCTGttatcagtgaaaaaataaagaacttTTCTGGACCGCTCGTCGAGAACAATTTTGCTCAACACCTCCTGCAAAATATCACCCTCCCTCGTCCCGTGCCAGCGCATTCTGTACGTTTAGAGGGATGATCGGTTTTTCACGTTTAGGCATGAAATATTTCGACAAGCGCTGAACGTAgcgacagtaaaaaaaattgcagattcTACCCaatgaatcatttattttccgaTTATTCACTGGCGCaagtattatttaaaattattttaaatatccAAGGAGAGAATTGTTCACGCACTGTTTTTTAAAAGATTCCTATAAATTTGAGTTTGCAGTGTCCGCtgttcggaaaaaaaattaattaagaggactgaatttttctgaaaataagaaaaatgtaaattttggcAAAAAGGACGTGGAATATCCttaatttcaaatattgaaattttgcatttcaCTTTAGtcgattttcctgattttctGCTTCTTTTTACAGAACACTCGAACACAACTTTGCAATGCTGTCCAATCTATCCCAGAAATGTTGAATTTCTAATGCATAAATACTTCGAAATTTCAGTTGAATACTGACACGATCAaaattttcgcaattttctacgaaaaagtccgaaatttttttttaacaatgtaGCTCCCTAACATTTGTTTCAACTCAAAGTTTCTCAGGTGTTTTGTACATGTCACAGATAATCCTCTCAATGGGAATAATTCCAATGGTTCTCCTGAAGAACAGCTCCTCAATGGCATGAGCAGAGACAGATCTAAGTGTTGGTAAAAGTAGAAGTAGTTTACCGAATCTCAATGCTCCTAGTGATGGTCCGGTGTGGAATGAGGCCGCTAATTTTTCACCAAGTGCTATTTGGGCGCCATCCCTGAGTCTGGCTACTGTTGCAGGATCTCTCAGCCGTCGTTCAACGCTTGGAGAGACTGATCCATTGCTACTCCGACTGCTGGGGACCAGCTCGCAGTCCAAACCAGCTTTAAAGAGGACGATTGCCCGTAGACATGCAAACTCATGAGGATCCAAATTCATCGAGTGGAATCCAGCCAGGGTTTCCCTGAATCTGGTTACCTCGATGACAAGAGACAGACTCTCTGGTCCTGGAGTGAGCAGGAACGAGGGATCCAGGTCGGGCAAAATCTGTGCCGCTGCGAGGAGGAACAACTCTCTCCAGGAGGCCTCGAGGAGATTCAGTTGGTCCTCCATCGCGAGACCTGTATCAGAGGCCAGATCTCGGGCCCAGCGGACGTTCAGGAAGAGAAGACGCGCCGCTTGCTCGCAAACAGATTCCGCATTTAACGCGGGAAGCATTGACATTGTTGAGGTTCCTCCAACGGTTAATGGCATCTGaaagtataaataaatgttcATCAGCTTTTGTGATTTATTCAACAAGTTATTGAGCGAATCTAGTCCCCAGGCGCCAGAGTTTATGAGGAGACAATTAACAACTTCAGGTTAAAAATCTTTCTCATCATATCTGAATATGCAACAATTACAAATGCagtgttaaaaattattttcagcgAGGATTGATAGACTCCAGAAGGAATAACAAACAAATCACACATTCTTCATAAAACTTATTTTCCCTCACTATAATCCTCAAAACATATTGGAAAATGTTATTTTAAACGTAATTCTCACCTTGCTCGAGATCGACATACTGCTGCAGTAAATTGGATGTGGTATGTGATGATGTGATGATGAGAGCGATACCCTTGCTTCACTCGATGTCTTTGGTAAGGCAAGATCGAGAGCAGCAGCGGGTGGTGGAATGGTGCCCATAATTTCGGGCTCTTTGAAGTAGAGTGCCATTTGCCGGCGCAGTGTTGAGTTTCGTGGGCCTCGTTCATGCTGGACAGCTGAAAGAAACCAAAGTATATCTTAATCTCCTCGCCTTCAAAGCGCAACCGACGtaaacaattttcataatgattttcgattttacttttctttctttcaGAATCAACTTACCATCCTTGTTCATTCCAGCTTGCATGCATTTTGCTAGCCTACAAGCTCTGCACTGATTTCTGTGTGTCTTGTCAACCATACAACCTCCCTCGGACTTGGCTTTACAAACGTACTGTCGATTTCGTCGTATCGATCGTTTGAAAAATCCAGCACAACCATCACAAGCAAAAATACCGTAGTGTTTACCCGAAGAATGATCCCGGCATACCTTGCACGGAATGTCATATAGAATACGACCTGAAACAGAACAATAGAGATACCTTTAGCACCTGGATCCTTCATCACCTCGTTGCAGTATTTAACCGTATTGCCGTCTTGACGGCGAAAGTTGCCCCTGATATTTCCCatctgaggtttttttttttttttattttctaatatCTTGTTATTCGAGTCCCCAACCAGTGGGAAATGAGGGGATCAGGTAAGTCGAAGACAAAACCGGCCCTTTCAACCAGTGAATGAGAAAGCATTTAGTCCAGGACCTCACTAAATGCTTGTTTAAATGAACATAAAGAAGGGCCTTGGATTGATTGGTAGATCGTGATACGATGGAGTGTCGTGTTTCTGCGTTGCTcacttgaaaaacattttttttgtgaataaacGCTGGCCCAGCAGCCACATCCGGTCCATTCAGTAGTTCTACCCCATCTCATTCAGATGAACTTGGCCAGCTCAATGGTTACGAGGGCGGAGCACTAGAGTCTTCTTTTATGGTGAGAGAACAAAATATATGTATGTTTGAGGGATTGACGATGGTATGAAGAGATCCTTGGATTTTAACAGGACCTTTCGCCTTACTGACGACAGGTATTGAGATCCTAACTTGACGACAAATCGATGGCCATTCAGATGGGATGGCATGTCATTCAACTGTGATTCCGTGTTTTCTCTAAACGGGTTTTTATAACCAAAATACATGAGACAATTCAATGAAAGGTGGGAAACGGGTGACAGAATCCGAAGAGTTGGCCCCCGAAGTGTACACAGCCGTCCTGATTAACGTCTAGTTCAAGTGAGTTAttgtaattattgattattattattagcagtgaatggaaaaaaaatctactgcaGAATTGACAGTTTCTGGGACATTTGACGGTCTTCAATTggtgtaaattaatttttctttttccaccTGTTGAACTCCAGACATTCCGGCGTCAAATTTTTGCAGCTGAAGGTAAAAGTTAGAGGAAAAGCTGCGACTGGGCTCTTTcccgataaataaataatcaatttcactCGAAGAGCGGTGAAAGCGCATTCACATGTGCACTCACCCCAATGATAGGGTAGCAAAATGTATTCACTCTTACTTCATTGAAGGTCTCGCCAGTTTTCTGCATAATGCAGAAAATAAAGAACCGGCCTTTCATGGAGCTTCGATATAACTCGACTCACGCAACTTGGATGACTACTACCACTGAGGGTATTGAATGTACAGGGGAGtaaaaaagagggaaaaagtgAGAGAAATGACAGAACGGGCGTACTCGATAACTTATCCcacctgaattttttatcagtaaAGTTAAAGGCTGTATTTTAGCCGAACGTCGGGCTCTCCCCAGCCCGAATAAGACCTTTTTTCCCGTCGTTGTAGGGAGACAGTGGAGAactcatcaattattttccactATTTTTTAGCAAAAGTTTCCAAACCAGCACTGAGTCGCATGTGTTCAACGCTaaatttctctattttttcgtaGAGGGTGGAAGATGAAATTAAATACTGAAATTACCGGTCGCGTGATTTCGGGAATAACTTTTAACTTGAATTTTGCCTTTACATAGTCACAATAAACTtgggaattattttaaataaagaaaagtTACGGTGatgagattatttttaatttctcaattttcacgGAAGATGATATTATTAGCAATCGATAATTATCGGAGATATTCCGAAAAAACTCTAAAAGGGTAAAGATAACTTAAAAAATACCTGAAAATCCACGATCGTCAGCCGGAATCCTAATTACCACCGAGAATTTTTCCCTGCGTTGTCTCCATTGCTATTGACACTCATTTGTTCGAGCGCGAGAGCTCATCACAGTCTGATTCCCCCCTGTTTCGCTAAAATTTCCTCTCCCTCGAATTCATCCAttaatttaagaaaaatacaagttaaaaaaattgttttatttctGTGTTTCCTCAATTGAAAGCCAATGATTACTCGATGATTTACGATAGTATAACGAGTTGAGGTAGTTTCACAGTCCATTACAATCGACGGTAAGGTGTCGAACAGTTACATAGTGCATGGGAATTCAGCGTCATGTGTTTGCGACACACGTGATGATGGGCATTGGCGAGGGCATTTCGATTATCACAAAGATGGGGCGGTGGAGGAGAAAGGGGAAATGGTATACACCGTCATCTGCTCAACTACGTCATTAGTATCCCTGTACAACCACATCATTCGTTGTATTACGAAGAGGGGTCACGAAGCCGGCGCCTCATTCACCCCAATGCAATGAATcaactcaataattttaagTTTCGTgcattttttcttgttttcatTCTGCTGTGTTCATTTTCCGTGTAAATGCACTGATTGACGAACAAATGACACCACTAAAGAgtcccctcctcccctcccccttcaccCACGAGCCAACCTGCTAATAATGATGTGATTCGTTCAGCAACATCTGCCGTTATTTTCACATGAATTCGGAAGTTTAAATGCCAACTGCCATATATTTCACACGTTTGCATTTTTACTCCTGGGAATTGTCTATTTCAGaacattcaaaattgaattttgtgcaGAATGCAGAATATATGattcaattatcaaatttaatcttggaagaaaattgaaaaaaattctgatctaATTAAGTTTAACGCTGAAaagttggaatttttattccttcGAATTTTAGTCCTGGGAATTTCTAATGATTTTAAATCGTTTGTCGGAATTTTTGCGATAGTGGGATCAACTGTACTCAAGGATTGTATGTATATAATCTGTATTGACGTCTACATGAAAACAGATATAAATAAGTATTATTTATCCCCATCAATTGAAGTTGAGTAATGGATAACCTTAACGAAATACTAATGACTAAtattttaaatcaatttttccattctttaGATTCCAATGAAAACTTACAAAATTGGTctaattcaattattgaataacTTATGGAAATTTTGTGGTAGATCTACAAATTTGAAAATCCAAATTCATTTTACTGCAGAAGAAATCCAAAGTATGCGGATATTAACGGCACATTTACGGACAGTTatccaataattattgaataattgtctTAATAGCCAATTAGTACACTGTATTATCTGAAAATCTTATTTGATTCGATTCGATTATTTcattcttatttattttttcatagatACCAAACTAATTAAGGTAG
This genomic interval from Diachasmimorpha longicaudata isolate KC_UGA_2023 chromosome 4, iyDiaLong2, whole genome shotgun sequence contains the following:
- the LOC135161211 gene encoding nuclear receptor subfamily 2 group E member 1, giving the protein MKKKMQSPENLSHLSSTQNKMQPSSSRILYDIPCKVCRDHSSGKHYGIFACDGCAGFFKRSIRRNRQYVCKAKSEGGCMVDKTHRNQCRACRLAKCMQAGMNKDAVQHERGPRNSTLRRQMALYFKEPEIMGTIPPPAAALDLALPKTSSEARVSLSSSHHHIPHPIYCSSMSISSKMPLTVGGTSTMSMLPALNAESVCEQAARLLFLNVRWARDLASDTGLAMEDQLNLLEASWRELFLLAAAQILPDLDPSFLLTPGPESLSLVIEVTRFRETLAGFHSMNLDPHEFACLRAIVLFKAGLDCELVPSSRSSNGSVSPSVERRLRDPATVARLRDGAQIALGEKLAASFHTGPSLGALRFGKLLLLLPTLRSVSAHAIEELFFRRTIGIIPIERIICDMYKTPEKL